A stretch of the Lactuca sativa cultivar Salinas chromosome 9, Lsat_Salinas_v11, whole genome shotgun sequence genome encodes the following:
- the LOC111899027 gene encoding mitochondrial intermembrane space import and assembly protein 40 homolog, giving the protein MGQDQSKSIESPEPNPKREESEPESGSESESSSPPSMESLLAEAAAFGNEDESLSMEAKAQKALECPCIQNLRSGPCGSQFSDAFLCFLKSTAEEKGSDCVIPFVALQRCIKTNPNAFPKDVLENDEVEKEKKPVEDYKIIPPRWSMEPSRPKNKL; this is encoded by the coding sequence ATGGGCCAAGATCAAAGCAAGTCCATTGAGTCCCCCGAACCCAATCCAAAAAGGGAGGAATCAGAACCGGAATCAGGATCGGAATCGGAATCATCTTCTCCCCCTTCAATGGAATCATTACTTGCGGAAGCCGCGGCATTTGGGAATGAGGATGAAAGTTTGTCTATGGAAGCCAAAGCTCAAAAAGCACTAGAATGCCCTTGTATTCAAAACCTTAGGAGTGGGCCATGTGGGTCCCAGTTTTCGGATGCCTTTTTATGTTTTTTGAAGAGCACGGCTGAAGAGAAAGGGTCGGATTGTGTGATTCCCTTTGTGGCATTACAAAGGTGTATTAAGACCAATCCGAATGCGTTTCCAAAAGACGTATTGGAAAATGATGAGGTGGAGAAAGAGAAGAAACCAGTGGAAGATTATAAAATTATTCCTCCGAGATGGTCGATGGAACCATCAAGGCCAAAAAATAAGCTTTAG